The following proteins are encoded in a genomic region of Diabrotica virgifera virgifera chromosome 1, PGI_DIABVI_V3a:
- the LOC114329738 gene encoding transport and Golgi organization protein 6 homolog encodes MNKNQLLECVKLLALAEIKDGSYTSFLESSLNEVYNKLGITHEDVLSEIYDIASLNFSNNVDLEWKYICLAFFIIKALGKESEKADDVFLSVQETKDLKGFINDVVIIGIQTKLIPTLPFYMQSRYFVSEDIFWSYNILKCTTFGLTEFMKLPVLRLCILPENLKIILAALYQIAYGPVKKPTYESTAPMTKEIYEKLIQEQKLFLQILNHLGQTVHPSIFIRETMVMFNAKIPSWFKKHLFQNLTSILRSQKGVQTVASALFENCESNTQNWKILDVFSKLILHCMKFPDFKENICKQLVDLLHNQSSEQSIAENIFTHCTKIIYTKDVGLCSDIFVKNIMTHFMCFTQKTQQCCKEDITETIKLTSRLLHAVFVESNAQENVLPSSLLTKIISVIFRFFVITIDSSFKTVNNDLADILLLFFESNQEKSLDVLDQILFNLKSSEILAFRDDVELDVQANRITLRHVQHSVQYSPSENCEALLKLCKRKPKLLVSFFGYLLNCISSESKYFPKNNEGLVRIEEDITTSYIERKIVVYKLVSELADEKDVQKQLNEKPAVIVDYIYNVLNRTLKLSTHTKEDCDSEGFQAVFTILMILENLLETSDRNTHTHYDILINPLKQIKEESGNKETKDIIQNILNILQGHDVSKQKIVEDKDKTELDQILEDVCDPLLPTRGHGLICLSKLIEKKDPDVMERKHYILNILLQNLTNKDSFIYLSSINGLAAMADVFPDTVLKVLCDEYSDSNRKDVEDSSESRMKLGEVLVKVSKMLGEMAPKYKSTLLNTFLMGTRDEDDLIRASSLSNLGEICQVLGYKLGSMFTEVLSCVHAVISTDKSPQARRAAVSVIRQLFIGLDQEIISFFKEDILPVYRTLKQIYSSDKDDVMRLQAQLALEELNESMKNFVFPNAQLHSEKKIVMLS; translated from the exons ATGAACAAAAACCAGTTACTTGAGTGTGTAAAACTTCTGGCTTTGGCGGAAATTAAAG ATGGCAGTTACACATCTTTCCTTGAATCGAGCTTGAATGAAGTTTACAATAAATTAGGAATCACACATGAAGATGTCTTATCTGAAATATATGACATAGCAAGTCTAAATTTCTCTAATAATGTAGATTTAGAATGGAAGTACATATGTCTAGCATTCTTCATAATAAAAGCATTGGGAAAAGAATCAGAAAAAGCAGACGATGTGTTTTTAAGCGTACAAGAAACAAAAGATCTGAAAGGTTTTATAAATGATGTGGTTATCATAGGAATCCAAACAAAGTTAATACCTACTCTTCCTTTTTATATGCAGTCAAGGTATTTTGTATCAGAAGATATTTTTTGGAGTTACAACATACTAAAATGTACAACTTTTGGCTTGACAGAATTTATGAAATTACCAGTGTTAAGACTGTGCATTTTACCCGAGAATTTGAAAATTATATTAGCTGCCTTATATCAGATTGCTTATGGTCCGGTCAAAAAGCCTACGTATGAGTCCACAGCTCCAATGACCAAAGAAATTTATGAGAAACTAATACAGGAACAAAAATTGTTCTTACAGATATTAAATCATTTAGGACAAACTGTACATCCTTCTATTTTTATCAGAGAGACTATGGTGATGTTCAATGCTAAAATTCCTAGTTGGTTTAAAAAACACCTTTTCCAAAATCTTACCAGTATTCTTCGCTCCCAAAAGGGTGTCCAAACGGTAGCATCAGCTCTGTTTGAAAATTGTGAAAGCAATACACAAAATTGGAAGATATTGGATGTTTTTTCTAAGCTAATTTTGCATTGTATGAAGTTTCCAGACTTTAAAGAAAATATTTGTAAACAACTTGTTGATCTCCTTCACAACCAAAGCTCCGAACAATCTATTGCAGAGAATATCTTCACCCACTGTACCAAAATTATTTACACAAAGGATGTTGGGTTGTGTAGTGAtatatttgtaaagaatattaTGACGCATTTTATGTGTTTTACCCAAAAAACTCAACAATGCTGTAAAGAAGATATAACAGAAACCATCAAATTGACTTCAAGGTTGTTACATGCTGTTTTTGTTGAAAGTAACGCACAAGAAAATGTTTTGCCTTCAAGTCTTCTTACAAAAATTATATCAGTAATATTTCGATTCTTTGTAATAACCATAGACTCATCTTTTAAAACTGTAAATAATGATTTGGCTGATATTTTATTACTGTTTTTTGAAAGCAATCAAGAAAAGAGTTTGGATGTTTTAGACCAAATTTTATTTAACTTGAAGTCCTCAGAAATTTTGGCATTTAGAGATGATGTCGAATTGGATGTACAAGCCAATAGAATTACCTTGAGGCACGTTCAACATTCAGTACAGTATTCGCCTTCTGAAAACTGCGAAGCCCTGTTAAAATTATGTAAACGCAAACCAAAACTACTGGTGTCATTTTTTGGGTATCTTCTAAATTGTATTTCAAGCGAGAgcaaatattttccaaaaaataacgAAGGGCTTGTACGAATAGAAGAAGATATTACTACATCGTATATTGAAAGGAAAATTGTTGTATATAAGCTGGTTTCTGAACTAGCTGATGAAAAAGACGTCCAAAAGCAGCTCAACGAGAAACCTGCTGTTATTGTGGACTATATTTACAATGTTTTAAATAGAACTTTAAAATTGTCTACACATACGAAGGAAGACTGTGATTCTGAAGGTTTCCAAGCAGTATTTACCATTCTTATGATTCTCGAGAACCTTTTAGAGACTTCTGATAGAAATACTCATACTCATTACGATATTTTAATAAACCCTTTAAAGCAAATTAAAGAAGAATCGGGAAACAAGGAAACTAAAGATATAATTCAAAACATATTAAACATTTTACAAGGACATGATGTAAGTAAACAAAAGATCGTAGAAGACAAAGATAAGACAGAATTAGACCAGATTTTGGAAGATGTGTGTGATCCATTACTTCCTACTAGAGGGCACGGATTGATCTGCTTAAGTAAACTAATAGAGAAGAAAGATCCGGATGTCATGGAAAGAAAGCATTACATCCTTAATATATTGCTG CAAAACTTGACCAACAAAGATTCGTTTATATATTTATCCTCCATAAACGGACTTGCAGCGATGGCTGACGTATTTCCGGATACTGTACTAAAAGTATTGTGCGATGAATATTCAGACTCTAACAGAAAAGACGTAGAGGATAGTTCCGAATCTAGGATGAAGCTGGGAGAAGTTCTTGTTAAAGTCAGCAAGATGTTAG GCGAAATGGCTCCAAAGTACAAATCAACCCTGTTAAATACGTTCCTGATGGGAACACGAGACGAAGACGATTTGATACGAGCATCCAGTTTATCAAATCTGGGCGAAATTTGTCAAGTATTGGGATACAAACTGGGATCGATGTTCACCGAG gtGCTGTCTTGTGTTCACGCCGTTATATCAACCGATAAATCACCACAGGCACGAAGGGCAGCCGTTTCGGTCATCAGACAACTCTTCATAGGATTAGATCAAGAAATAATTTCGTTTTTCAAAGAAGATATCTTACCCGTTTACCGGACTTTAAAACAGATCTACAGTTCGGATAAAGACGATGTGATGAGGCTGCAAGCGCAACTGGCCTTGGAGGAACTGAACGAGAGTATGAAGAATTTTGTCTTTCCAAACGCTCAGTTACATTCCGAGAAGAAAATTGTGATGTTAAGTTAG